The proteins below are encoded in one region of Lonchura striata isolate bLonStr1 chromosome 1, bLonStr1.mat, whole genome shotgun sequence:
- the LOC110471057 gene encoding C-C chemokine receptor type 5-like: MGNETTDYTDWPLTTEFDYSDSTPCPATEEKHFAANFLPPLYSLVVIFGLTGNMLVVLILVKYKRLKSMTDIYLLNLAISDLLFVFSLPFWAYYAVHDWIFGEALCRILSGVYLLGFYSGIFFIILLTLDRYLAIVHAVFALKARTVTYGVLTSVVTWALAVLISVPGVVFHKTQKESSGYSCSAHYPSEQRNTWKQFLTLNMNILGLLIPMLIMICSYTQIIKTLLQCRNEKKHKAVRLIFIIMIIYFFFWAPYNICILLRDFQGAFSISTCEGNGQLHKAIQVTETISMIHCCINPVIYAFAGEKFRKYLRSFFRKQIAAHLSKCCPVLYADTAERASSTYTQSTGEQEVSAAL, from the coding sequence TGAGGAAAAGCACTTTGCAGCAAATTTTTTGCCACCTCTTTATTCTTTAGTGGTGATATTTGGCCTGACAGGCAACATGCTTGTTGTCCTTATCCTGGTAAAATACAAGAGGCTGAAGAGCATGACTGACATCTACCTGCTCAACTTGGCAATTTCTGATCTGctgtttgtattttctctccccttttgGGCTTATTATGCAGTTCATgactggatttttggggaggcACTCTGTCGAATTCTGTCAGGTGTCTATCTCCTTGGCTTCTACAGTGGCATCTTTTTCATAATCCTGCTGACCCTGGACAGGTACCTGGCCATAGTGCATGCGGTGTTTGCTTTGAAAGCCAGGACAGTCACCTATGGTGTCCTCACCAGTGTTGTCACTTGGGCTCTTGCTGTTCTTATTTCTGTTCCTGGGGTAGTATTTCACAAAACTCAGAAGGAAAGTTCAGGCTATTCTTGCAGTGCTCATTATCCATCAGAGCAGAGAAATACATGGAAGCAATTCCTCACCTTAAATATGAACATCCTGGGACTACTTATTCCAATGTTAATCATGATCTGCAGCTACACACAAATTATAAAGACGTTGCTGCAATGTAGGAATGAGAAGAAACATAAAGCAGTCAGGCTTATTTTCATCATCATGAttatctacttttttttctggGCACCATACAACATTTGCATTCTCTTGCGTGATTTTCAAGGTGCATTTTCCATCTCTACTTGTGAAGGAAATGGTCAACTGCATAAAGCGATACAAGTGACAGAAACAATCTCAATGATCCATTGTTGTATCAACCCTGTAATTTATGCCTTCGCTGGAGAAAAATTTAGGAAATATCTTCGCAGCTTTTTCCGAAAGCAGATTGCAGCCCACTTGTCTAAATGCTGTCCTGTTCTCTATGCTGACACAGCTGAACGAGCAAGTTCCACCTACACCCAATCTACTGGAGAACAAGAAGTTTCTGCTGCATTATAA